Genomic segment of Bacteroidota bacterium:
ACCCCCCAAGGCCTGATCAGTTTTAATTACTACTTATTCACAACAACAGTTTTCCTGCCTGGCGGGATGCCTGTATTTAATTTACTTACCCAACCATTTCATCAATATTATTTAAAATGAAAGCAATTATATTATCTACTGCTATGTGTGTATTAAGCGCAGTAGCATTTTCTCAAAAAAATTTAAAAGGAAAAGTGATGGATGCCGCTACCGGCAAACCGTTGGCTGGTGCTTCAGTCTCATTCTCATCCAAAGATGGAACTGTTACCGGCAATGACGGTACGTTTTCCGTTAATTGTAATACTACATCACGTATTACGATATCATTTGTTGGTTATGCTGCACATACTCAAATGATCAAAGATTGTGATGCTGAGCTACAGGTTTCCTTAACACCAGTTGGAAAACCACTGGAAGAAGTAGAACTATCTGCTACTTCCAATTCCAACAAATCAGTTTTATACCAGCCGCTATCAATAACCAAACTAACTCCAAAAGAATTAAAAAGAGGCCAGGGAATATTTTTTGATGATGTAATTCAAACCAGTGTTCCGGGTGTGATCATGAATCGCAGAACTGTTTCGGGCGGACAACAATTCAACATCAGGGGCTATGGCAATGGCTCAAGAGGTACAAGAGGCATCAGCAGCAATTTTGATGGACAGGGTTATAAAGTATATCTCAATGGAATTCCTGTAACAGATGCGGAAGGAATTACAACTCTTGATGATATTGACTATGCATCTATTGGAAATGCAGAGATCGTAAAAGGACCTGCTGGTACTTTATATGGCCAGGCAATTTCAGGAGCGATCAATTTTAAAATTAATTCACCTGAAAGAGGAAAAAGTTCATTGGAACAGCAAGTAACAATAGGCAATTATGGGCTTCAACGCTATACCACACTTTTAAGAACAGCTACTGAAAAAAGCGGAATTTTATTAGCCTATGGAAAACAAAATTCAGATGGATTTTCAATTCACAATAGCTCACATAAAGACTTTGTAAATTTTGTTGGCGATTTTCAAGCAAGCGAAAAACAAACCATTACAACCTTTGTTGGATATACTGATAGTTATGATGAACGTCTCGGTGAGTTGACACTTACACAATGGGCCGCTAAAGACTATTCAGGAAATATTGAATACATTAAAAGAAATGCACATAGCCATGTAAGTACTTTCCGTGCAGGATTGGCGCATACTTACAATTTCAGTAAAGCAGTTTCTAATACTACTTCCATATTTGGTATGGGATTCAGAAGTGATGCAAGTTCTGCAGGTGGCTGGACGGACAAAACCTCAGTTAACTATGGCTTCCGCACTTCATTCGATACCAAATTTTCTCTGGGAAGTGGTTCTACATTAAGTGGTATAACTGGTCTTGAAGTACAACGCCAGGATGCACAAATAACCGGGTATAATATGAAAGCTGATCCTTCCGATCCAAATCCCGGTGGCCCCTGGGTGTATGGCACGAGTCCTTATTGGATCGTAAATGCAGTTACATCTAATAATGCTTTTGTAACTACACCTACTGCATATTTTACAGAGTGGACATTAGGTTTGGCGCATGATCTTTCTGTTACTGCCGGTATTGGTTTAAGCAGTCAAGGAATTATATTGGATGACAGGTTTAGTTCGCCTAACGCAACAGTAGCAAGACCATCACATTTTGATACAAGCTATACGAATATGTGGTCCCCGCATGTAGCGATCAATAAAGTGATCAACAAGAATGCTTCTGTATATGTTTCTTACAGCAGTGGATATAAAGCACCGGTAAGTTCTTATTTCTTTATTGCAACTCCACAGATCGGTACACCTCCTAATGCTGGTTCAGCACCTGCAAAAGCTATGGTTAATGGTGAGCTAAAACCTGAGAAAGGTAACCAGTTCGAGATCGGCGCAAAAGGAAGTATTCTCAAAGATAAATTGATTTACCAGGTAGCATTGTTCTCATTGGATTTTACTGATAAAATGACTGCTGTTGCAGTACCAGTTCCAACTACTACACCTCCGGCTACAGCTACAGCTTATAGTTATATGATAAACGGTGGAGAACAGAATCATAAAGGATTGGAAGCATTGGTTAAATACTCTATCGTGAAGGATCGTACTGGTGTATTCACCAATGTTACTCCTTTTGTGAATTTCACTTATTCCGACTTTAAGTATGCTGATAATTTTGTTTACAAAACCGGTACAACTACTGCTGCTGGTGGAATTGATACAGTTAACTA
This window contains:
- a CDS encoding TonB-dependent receptor; protein product: MKAIILSTAMCVLSAVAFSQKNLKGKVMDAATGKPLAGASVSFSSKDGTVTGNDGTFSVNCNTTSRITISFVGYAAHTQMIKDCDAELQVSLTPVGKPLEEVELSATSNSNKSVLYQPLSITKLTPKELKRGQGIFFDDVIQTSVPGVIMNRRTVSGGQQFNIRGYGNGSRGTRGISSNFDGQGYKVYLNGIPVTDAEGITTLDDIDYASIGNAEIVKGPAGTLYGQAISGAINFKINSPERGKSSLEQQVTIGNYGLQRYTTLLRTATEKSGILLAYGKQNSDGFSIHNSSHKDFVNFVGDFQASEKQTITTFVGYTDSYDERLGELTLTQWAAKDYSGNIEYIKRNAHSHVSTFRAGLAHTYNFSKAVSNTTSIFGMGFRSDASSAGGWTDKTSVNYGFRTSFDTKFSLGSGSTLSGITGLEVQRQDAQITGYNMKADPSDPNPGGPWVYGTSPYWIVNAVTSNNAFVTTPTAYFTEWTLGLAHDLSVTAGIGLSSQGIILDDRFSSPNATVARPSHFDTSYTNMWSPHVAINKVINKNASVYVSYSSGYKAPVSSYFFIATPQIGTPPNAGSAPAKAMVNGELKPEKGNQFEIGAKGSILKDKLIYQVALFSLDFTDKMTAVAVPVPTTTPPATATAYSYMINGGEQNHKGLEALVKYSIVKDRTGVFTNVTPFVNFTYSDFKYADNFVYKTGTTTAAGGIDTVNYSGLDVFGVPKIMAACGVDVSTKYGIYASVSYLYKDPQNIALERLTNNPETYALRKATSYSLLNTKVGIKRNLSSKFDLDVFFGVNNITNQQYPIMIFVNQLPDAYIPAPPKAVVFGGLNLKYTL